The segment CTCGACGTGCCGGTACGGCAGCTGTCGCTGGGCCAGCGGATGCGCGGGGACATCGCGGCGGCGCTGCTGCACGACCCGGAGGTGCTGTACCTCGACGAGCCGACGATCGGCCTGGACGTGGTGTCGAAGGCGAGGGTGAGGGAGTTCCTGCGCGACCTCAACACCACACGGGGCACAACCGTCCTCCTGACCACCCACGACCTCACGGACATCGAACAGCTCTGCTCGCGGGTGATGGTGATCGACCACGGACGCCTGATGTACGACGGGGAGCTGGCCGGCCTGCACGCGGTCGGCGAGAGCGAACGGCTCCTGGTGGTGGACCTGGAGCGGGAGCTGCCGCCGATCGACGTCGCGGGCGCCCGCTTCGTACGGTCGGAAGGCCCCCGCCAGTGGCTGGCCTTCCCGGCCACGGCGTCGGCGGCTCCGCTGGTGGCGGCGGTGGCCGGGGCGTATCCCCTGATCGACCTGTCGGTGCGGGAACCCGACATCGAGACGGTGATCGCGAAGATGTACGGGGGAACTCGGGAGGACCGCCGGGAGTCCCTGAGGTAGGAGGTCGGGACATGGTGAGTTTTTCGTACACGGCGGCGGACGAGGAGAAGAGCAGAGGCGTCCGCCGCATGAAGGCGCTGGCGACGGCGCTGCTGCTCGCCGTGGCCGTGGTCTACGCCCTGGCGACCTGGGCGCGGAACGCGGGCTGGGGGCCGTGGACGGGCTATGTCGCGGCGGCGGCGGAGGCGGGCATGGTCGGCGCGCTGGCGGACTGGTTCGCGGTGACGGCCCTGTTCCGGCGCCCGCTCGGCCTGCCGATCCCGCACACCGCGATCATCCCGACGAAGAAGGACCAGCTGGGTGCGTCGCTGGGCCAGTTCGTAGGCGAGAACTTCCTCTCGGCGGACGTCGTACGGGGCAGACTGGCGGCCCTGGGCATCGGCAGCCGCCTGGGCGGGTGGCTGGCGGACCCGGCGCACGCGGACCGGGTGACGGCGGAACTCTCCACGGCGCTACGGGGCGCGCTCACCGTCCTCCGCGACTCCGACGTGCAGGCGGTCGTGGGGGAGGCGATCACCCGGCGGGCCGAGGCGGCGGAGATCGCGCCGGGCCTCGGCAAGACCCTGGAGAAGATCGTCGCCGACGGGGCCCACCACCGGGCGGTCGACCTGGTCTGCACCCGCGCCCACGACTGGCTGGTCACCCACGGCGAGTCGGTGATGGACGCGGTGCAGGGCGGCGCGCCGGGCTGGACCCCTCGCTTCGTGGACAAGCGCATCGGCGAACGGGTCTACAAGGAGCTCCTCCGCTTCGTGACGGAGATGCGGGACATGCCGGGCCACCCGGCGCGCGGCGCGATCGACCGCTTCCTAACCGACTTCGCGGCCGACCTCCAGGCGGACACGGACACCCGCGCCCGCATCGAACGCCTCAAGTCGGACCTCCTGGCCCGCCCCGAGGTCCAGGACATCATCGCCTCCGCCTGGTCCTCGGTCCGCAACCTGATCATCGCGGCGGCCGAGGACGACCGCAGCCAACTCCGCCTCCGCGCCCGCGCCTCCCTGATCTCCCTGGGCAAGCGCCTGTCGACCGACGCCCGCCTCCAGTCGAAGGTCGAGGGCTGGGCGGAAGACGCGGCGGCCTACGTCGTCACGACGTACCGCACGGAGATCACGTCCCTGATCACGGACACGGTCGCAGGCTGGGACGCCACCCAGACCTCGAAGAAGATCGAGGCGAACATCGGCCGAGACCTCCAGTTCATCCGCATCAACGGCACGGTGGTGGGAGCACTGGCGGGGCTGCTGATCTACACGATCAGCCACGCGGCGGGAGGCTGAGGGACGGGCCGGAGGGGCCGGGGGCGGGCGCGCCAGGGGCCGGCGTGCCGGGGGCCCTACTTCCCGCGGGTGACGGCCCAGGAGGCGGCGGCCATGCCCCCGGCGACGGAGAACACGGCGGGCCAGGCGCCGATCTTCTTGGCGAGCGGGTGGGACCCGGCGAACGCGGCGACGTAGGCGGTGCTCAGCCCCACGGAGGCCTTGACCCCACCCACCTGCTGCCACTCCCGAGCGGCAACGGCCCCGGCGCCGGCGAGCACGACCCCACCGAGGGGCCGCTTCTTGGTCCAACGCGCAACGGCGTAACCACCGACGAGCCCGGCGGCGGCGATGACGGGGGTGGGGATGCGGGGCATGGCGGGGGCCTTTCGGTTCGACGGGTCGTCCTTCGAGCCTACGAGGGGGCGTGGACGTGCTCCCCGCCGGGCACCGACATCGGCTCGTTCGCGGTGGACGTGGCGCATTCGGCGCACAGAGTCTCGTCGGCGAGGGGCCGGAACAGCATGGGCTGGATGTGGCTGCCGGTGCACTCGCGTGCGCCTTCGAGTCGGACGGAGAGCCGGGTGCGGGTGGGGGCCGGTGCGGGCGGGGTCGGCAGGATGCGGGGCGGTACGTCACGGAGGAGGTAGCGGACGAGCCCACCGGGTCGGTGTACGGGCGTCCCGGTGCCGGGCAGGCCGCGAAGGATGTGTTGGTGGACGTCGGCGGAGGTGTGTCCGGCGTCGAGCCAGCGGGCGGCGAGGCGGCTGAGTTCGCCGCGCATGCCGGGCGGGATGTGGCGGAGGGCGGGGGAGAGGAGGGGAAGGACACCGATGAGGGCGCGGGCGTCTTCGAGGTGGGGGCTGGTGGGTGTGGCGACGGCGGTCTCGGTCTCGTCGGCGGTCTCGGCGGCGGCCGGAAGGTTGGAGGTGTCTTCCTTCAGGTCTTTGTCTGGATGACCGTCGGTCGACGGGGTGGTCGGCCGACCGGCGGCCGGTTTCCGGGGACTCGGTGCGACCTGCGGGGATACGGGGTCGGTGCAGGTGAGGTCAGGTGTCCGTGCGAGGAGTTTGGCGGCCTGGTCGGAAGTCAACGGGGTGCTGGAGACGAGCTGTTGGGTCACCCAGCGTCCCCCGGGCCCCTGGATTCGCCGCTCGTGCACGAACCCTTCCTCCTTGAGCTGCCGCTTGGCCCGGGTGAACGCGCATCCCCCGATCCGGGCACGTTCGGCGGTAGCGGAGAGCGACTCGCGCGCGCCCTGGGGAAGGGAGAGCTGCCAGGTCAGAAGCCGAACGGCGTCGGAACTGAGCCGAGGATGCCGGATGAGCTCGTGCGAGAACTGGGTGAAGGCACGGGAGGGCGCGTTAAAGTGCCGGTAGATCACGGTGGAGTCCTGATTCCACTAGTGGTTCAGGCCCTCGCCGATGGGTGCGAACCATCGACGGGGGCCGTTTTGCGTGACCGTAACGCACTCGATGCGTCCGGACGGGCACGGTGAGTGAAGACCGCTCGTGTGGGTGACCTTCGGGTGCGTGCTTCAGTGGCCTTTCGGTGAACGATCACCAGGGTGGGTGGAGGCTCCACTGACTCCAAGCGAGGCTTATGTGCGACGGCCTGTCATCCTCAACTCCTTATGCAGAAGCATCCGGTGGCGAAATGCGATGCCGCTCGGAGTCTCTGAGTCTCGGAGTCGATGTGAGGGGCGTGGCGATGAAGACGATCGGGCTGATCGGTGGGATGAGTTGGGAGTCGACAGCCGAGTACTACCGGTTGCTGAACGAGTTGACGCGTGACCGCCTCGGTGGACTCCATTCGGCGCGGTGCGTGCTCTACTCGGTGGACTTCGCGGAGATCGAGGAGCTGCAGGTCCAGGGCAGTTGGACGAAGGCAGGCGAGATCCTCGCTGCGGCGGCTCAGGC is part of the Streptomyces sp. NBC_00250 genome and harbors:
- a CDS encoding ABC transporter ATP-binding protein, with the protein product MEPFIELEKLEKVFTVRRRAGLLRREKREVRAVDGISFTVGRGEMVGYIGPNGAGKSTTIKMLTGILTPTGGRLRVAGIDPSPSSRLRSSRGGPNRERTRLAQRIGVVFGQRTTLWWDLPLKDSYRLMHRMYRIPDARFRENLDRCVELLELGKLLDVPVRQLSLGQRMRGDIAAALLHDPEVLYLDEPTIGLDVVSKARVREFLRDLNTTRGTTVLLTTHDLTDIEQLCSRVMVIDHGRLMYDGELAGLHAVGESERLLVVDLERELPPIDVAGARFVRSEGPRQWLAFPATASAAPLVAAVAGAYPLIDLSVREPDIETVIAKMYGGTREDRRESLR
- a CDS encoding DUF445 domain-containing protein produces the protein MVSFSYTAADEEKSRGVRRMKALATALLLAVAVVYALATWARNAGWGPWTGYVAAAAEAGMVGALADWFAVTALFRRPLGLPIPHTAIIPTKKDQLGASLGQFVGENFLSADVVRGRLAALGIGSRLGGWLADPAHADRVTAELSTALRGALTVLRDSDVQAVVGEAITRRAEAAEIAPGLGKTLEKIVADGAHHRAVDLVCTRAHDWLVTHGESVMDAVQGGAPGWTPRFVDKRIGERVYKELLRFVTEMRDMPGHPARGAIDRFLTDFAADLQADTDTRARIERLKSDLLARPEVQDIIASAWSSVRNLIIAAAEDDRSQLRLRARASLISLGKRLSTDARLQSKVEGWAEDAAAYVVTTYRTEITSLITDTVAGWDATQTSKKIEANIGRDLQFIRINGTVVGALAGLLIYTISHAAGG